In Ramlibacter pinisoli, the sequence CAGCGGCGCCAGGTGCGCCTTGGCGGCGGCCAGCACGGCGTCGCCGGCGCCCTGCTTGACCGCGTCGCTGCGGCCGCTGGCCATGCGCAGGTTCAGGTACAGGAAGGCGTAGTCGCCCTTGCCGTCGGCCACCGCGTAGTGCGCCGCCGGATAGGCCAGCACGCGGGTGCCGCCGGTCGGGAACACCTGCCGGCCGGCTTCGTCGCGCACCTGCAGCATGGCGTCGGCCAGCGTGCGGCACAGCGCGCCCATGTCGGTGCGGGCGTCGACGTTGGGGGTGTAGAGGATGACGAGGTGCGGCATGGGGGTCAGGCGGCAAGCGGGGTGACGGGGAAGATGGCGTTGATCTGGCCGGTGCCCGAACTGCCGAAGTAGGGCGTC encodes:
- a CDS encoding 5-carboxymethyl-2-hydroxymuconate Delta-isomerase is translated as MPHLVILYTPNVDARTDMGALCRTLADAMLQVRDEAGRQVFPTGGTRVLAYPAAHYAVADGKGDYAFLYLNLRMASGRSDAVKQGAGDAVLAAAKAHLAPLFEQGLVGLTVQVDESPGQVYDGKHSTLHPHFASQT